Below is a window of Deinococcus aerophilus DNA.
TTCTCCACCCCCGGCGGCGGCGATGCCCGCCAGCACGGCGAAGGCCACCACGCCCACGCCGTCGTTGAACAGGCTCTCGCCGGCCACCAGCGTCTCGATGCGTTTGGGCACGCCCGCCTGCTTGAGCATGCCCAGCACCGCCACCGGATCGGTGGGACTGATCAGCGCGCCGAACAGCAGGCAGTACACGAACGACACCTCGATCCCGAACAGCCCCAGCAGCGCGTAGGTGGCTCCGCCCACCAGCGCAATCGAGATGGCGGTGGACAGCAGTGCAAAGGTCAGCACCGGGCCGCGCAGGTTCCACAGCGCGTGCGAGTTGACGCCCAGCGCCCCGGCGAACAGCAGGAAGGACAGCACGCCCTCGAACACGAAATCATTGAACTCGATGCCGCGCACCAGGGTCACGGCTTCCCGCGCGAACGGCACGTCCAGACTGACCAGCCCGAAGATGATCAGGCTCACGCCCAGGCCACCTACCGTCACGCCGATCGAGGCGGGGAGCTTCCAGTACCGAGCGTTGACAAAGGCCAGGGCGGCGGTCACGCAGACCAGCAGGGTGGCGAGTTCAAGAATTTGCATGGAGGTCTCCTGGATCATGGTCTGACTGCTCCCCGCCCTAAAGGACGGGGGTTCTTTCTGCGCGGCTCTCTCCGCCATGGGGCGGCCTCGGGCTGAGCGCGAACGTCGCGTTGCAACGTCCAAGAACATCGTTCGGTGGGAACAGGGCCGGGTACAGAAGGGGGAAAGGGGGACGGAAGCCCGCCCCGCCGTCCTACTGCCCCAGCATGAAGGCCAGGTAGTACAGCCCCAGCGCCACCGTGACCGTTACGAGCGCCACCGGCGTGCCGTATTTCATGAACTGCCCGAAGCCCATCGGGTGGCCCTCACGCGCGGCGATGTCCGAGACCACGATGTTGGCCGACGCGCCGATCAGGGTCAGGTTGCCGCCCAGGCATGCGCCCAGCGACAGCGCCCACCACAGCGGGTCCATGGCCGGCCCCAGGGTGGTCTGCAACTCGCGCAGCACGCTCGCCATGGAGATGGTGAAGGGAATGTTGTCCACAAAGCCGCTGATGATCGCGCTGGAAAAGCCCACTGCCAGGATGCCGGCTCCGATGTTGCCGCCGATGGCGTCGGTCAGGCCCGCGGCCACCGTCTGGAAGACGCCCACGTGTTCCAGGCCGCCCACCACGATGAACAGACCCATGAAGAACAGCAGCGTGGTCCACTCCACCTGCTCGAACAGTTCCACCGGGGTCAGGTCGGCGATCAGCATCAGGAAGGTGGAGGTGGTCAGGGCGACCAGACCCGCTTCCAGGCCGAGGGGGTGACCGATCATGAACAGCAGCAGCGTGACCGCAAAGACGCCCAGCGCCTGTTTCATCAACCGGGGATTGGTCTTGATGGGCGTGTTGTCGGTGAGGACCTGACGCAGCCGCTCGCCCGAGCCGTTGGCCGCGAGGTCGCCGCGGGCGCGCATCAGCAGGTGCATCAGCGCGATGCCGATAAAGGTGGCGACGGTGGCGAAGGGGGCCACGTTCACCAGAAAGTCCCCGAAGCCCTTGCCCGCCACCGATCCGATGATGATGTTGGGGGGATCGCCCACCAGCGTGGCGGTGCCGCCGGTGTTGCTCGCCAGGATCACGGCGATCAGGTAGGGCATGGGCCGCAGGCCCAGCCGGGTGACCACCGTCACCACCACCGGGGCCATGAACAGCACGGTGGTCACGTTGTCCAGAAAGGCGCTGAACACGGCGGTCAGGATCGAGAAGGTCCACAGCACCCGCGCCGGTTCGCCGCGGGTGATGATCATGGCGCGGCGCGCGACCAGATCAAAAAAACCGCTGCGGCTCAGCACATTGACGATGTTCATCATGCCGAACAGCAAGAAGATGGTGTTGAAGTCGATGCTTGCCCACGCCTGGCTGGGCGTCAGGATGCCCACCACCATCACGGCGCAGGCCCCCAGCAGCGCGGCCACCGTGCGGTGAACGTACTTTTCCAGCAGGATCATGGCGTAGGTCGCCACGAACAGCACGATGGCGAGCGCGGTCAGGGTGCCGGGGCTGAGGTTCAGGCCCAGGCTGGTCAGCAGGTTGAGGGGTTCACCGCCGGTCTCATGCATGACAGGCTCCCCGGAGGCGGCGCAGGGGATGAGGCAGGGGACAGGCAGCGGGCAACACGGTCAGGCTGTTCAACGGAGAGCTCCTTATGGTGGAAACGGAAAGTCAAGCATACGGACTGCAGCGGAGCGGCGCCGGGGAGGCAGCACATCACAGGCAGCCCCACACGAAAAATGGAGAAGTCCTGCCCGCAGACTCCTCCAGTTCGGCGTATGGTCGCCGGCACCCGCCGCAGTCCAGCAGGATTGTGGCTGCCAGTGTACATCAGCCGTTCGCCTCCCTTCCCCGCACCGGTGCCCGGCGGGGCGGTCAGTGTCCGCCGGCCCCGGGGGCCTTGCCCGGTTTGTCGTAGGTGCCCAGGCGGTCGAGCAGGTGGGCCGAGGCCTCGTTCAGGCCGGTAATCTCGGGCTCCACCCCCAGCGCCTGGTATTTCAGCACGACCTTGTCGAGCGCGGCGACGGCGGAGCCGTCCCACAGGTGGGCGCCGCTGAGGTCGATGACGACCCGCCGGGCCGGATGGGCAAAGTCGAACTGGTGCACGAAGTCGTGGGTGCTCACGAAGAACAGCTGGCCCTCCACCCGGTAGGTGCGGCCGTCCGGGTGGTCACTGGCGGTGACCGACGACAGCTTGGAGACCTGACGCGCGAAGAACAGCGCGCTGAGGATCACGCCGATCAGCACGCCCTTGGAGAGGTCGTGCGTGACGACGGTAGTCAGCACGGTGGCGATCATCACGATGCCCTCGCCCTTCGGAAACACCGTCAGCGTACGGACGCTGCTCCAGTCGAAGGTGCTGACACTCACCACGATCATCACCGCGACCAGCGCCGCCATCGGAATCTGCACGAGCAGCGGCTGCAGCACCAGGATCAGCAGCAGCAAAAACGCCCCGGCCACGAAGGTGGACAGCCGCCCGCGCCCCCCGTTGGACACGTTGATCATGCTCTGGCCGATCATGGCGCAGCCCGCCATTCCCCCGAAAAAGCCGGTGATGATGTTCGCCACGCCCTGTCCGCGCGACTCGGTGTTCTTGTTGCTCGTGGTGTCGGTGCGCTCGTCGACCAGCTGGGCGGTGAGCAGGCTCTCGAGCAGGCCCACCAGACACAGCGTCAGCGCCACCGGAAAGATGATCTGCAGCGTTTCCAGGGTCAGCGGCACCTGGGGAAAGTGCAGCGGGGGCAGCGTGGCGGGCAGCGCGCCCATGTCGCCCACGGTCTTGACGTCCGCCCCAGTCCACACCGCCACGGCCGTGAGCGCCACGATGGCGACGAGGGCGCTGGGCACGGCCCGGAACACGCGCGGCAGCAGGTAGATGATCGCCAGCCCGGCGGCGACCATCGCGTACATCTGCCAGCCGGCGCCCACGAACTGCGGCAACTGCGCCGAGAAGATCAGAATCGCCAGCGCATTGACGAAGCCCACCATCACCGGACGCGGCACGAACTTCAGGTAACGGGCCAGCCGCGCCCAGCCGAACACGATCTGCAGCCCCCCGGTCAGGATGGTCGCGGCGAACAGGTACTCCAGGCCGTGGTTCTTGACCAGGCCCACCATCAGCAGGGCCATCGCTCCGGTGGCCGCGCTGATCATGGCGGGCCGGCCGCCGATAAAGGCGATCACCATCGCGATGATGAACGACGCGTACAGCCCCACCTTGGGGTCCACCCCGGCGATGATGGAAAAGGCGATGGCCTCGGGAATCAGGGCCAGGGCGACCACGATGCCCGCCAGGATGTCGCCGCGCGGATTGTGAAACCACTCGCGCAGGTAGGTCTGCAGGGCCGAGGGCCGGGAAGCGGGCGGGGGCGATGCGGGAGAAGCGGGGATAAACGTCATGCAGAACCTCGGGGAACGCCGTCCGGAAGGGCGCGGCGCGGCTCACGGCGAATGCGCGGGCCGGGGAGAGCGGGGGGGGGACGGGGTTATCGTCAGGGGGCCTCACGCGAAGTGGGAACGGCGGCCCTGCGGCCCAGGAAGTATGCCCGATGGCCGCCGGGGGACGCAAGGGCGCGGGATACCGTCTGTGCGCGCCCCCGCTCCGCTACACTTCCGGCGATGCTGCACCTTGAAGAAGCCGTGGTGGCGCTGCCGGTGATGGTGGCGCTGGGCCTGGCGGCCCAGGTTCTCGCCGCGCGGCTGCGGGTGCCCGCCATTCTGCCGCTGCTGCTCGTGGGCTTTCTGGTGGGCCCGGTGCTGCACTGGATCTCGCCGGGCACGGCGCTGCGCCCCCAGGGCCTGTCGGTGCTGACCTCGCTGGCGGTGGGCGTGATTCTCTTCGAGGGCGGCCTGACCCTGAAGTTCGCCGACATCCGGGGGCTGGGGCGGGCGGTGCGGCGGCTTGTCGGCGTGGGGGCGGGAATCACCTGGGGCCTCTCGGCGCTGGCCGCGCACCTGATCGTGGGTCTGCCGTGGGGCGTGGCGGCCCTGTTCGGGGCGCTGGTGATCGTCACCGGCCCGACCGTGATCGCGCCGCTGCTGCGCAACATCCGCCCCAACGCCAAGGTCGCCGGGGTGCTGCGCTGGGAGGGCATCCTGATTGATCCGGTGGGGGCCCTGGCCGCCGCCATCGCCTTTGAGTGGGTGCGCACTTCGGGAAGGGAAGAGGCCCTGAGCGCCACGCTGGTTCACCTGGGGTCCTTTGTGGGCGTGGGGCTGGCCGTGGGGGTGGTGATGGGCGGAGCGCTGGCGGTGGTCCTGAGACGCGAGTGGTTGCCCGAGCATCTGGTGAACCCCAGTGTGCTTGCCTGGGTTCTGCTGGCGCTGGGGATCAGCGATTCGTTTGCGCCCGAGAGCGGCCTGCTCTCGACCACCCTGATGGGCCTGATCGTCGCCAACGCGCGGGTGCCGCAGGCCGAGGGCGTGCTGCACTTCAAAGAGGAGCTGGTGGTGGTGCTGCTGTCCACCATCTTCGTGGCGCTGGCGGCCAACGTGCCGGCCGAGGCGCTGGGCGCGGTGTTCACGCCAGGACCCCTGCTGCTGCTGCTCGCCATGGTGCTGGTCGTCCGGCCCGCCAGCGTTCTGCTCAGCACCCTGGGGACCAGCCTGAACCTGCGCGAGCGGCTGTTCATCAGCTACGTGGGACCGCGCGGCATCGTGGCGGCGGCCATCAGCGCGCTGTTTGCCGAGCGGCTGACCGCCCTGGGCGTGCCGGGGGCCGAAACGCTGCTCACGCTGGTGTTCGCGGTCATTGTGGGCACGGTGATCCTGGCGAGTCTGACCGCCCGCCCGGTGGCCCGCGCGCTGAACGTGCTGGAGGCCGAGCCCTTCGGTTACCTGATCGTGGGCGCCCACCCGCTGGGCCGCGAGCTGGCCGCCGCCCTGAAGGCCGAGAATGTAGAAGTGTTGCTTGCAGACACCAACCGCAACAACATCGCTCAGGCGCGGCTGGAGGGGCTGCGCAGCCATTACGGCACGCTGCTGGGCGAGGCGGCCGACCGGCTGTCCCTCGAAGGGCTGGGCCACCTGCTGGCCCTGACGCCCAACGACGAGGCCAACGCCCTGAGCGCGGCCAAGTACCGGCGCGAGTTCGGCAAGGCGAACGTGTTTCAGCTGCAGCCGCGCGGCGCCGACCAGCGCACCCGCCTGCAGGAGGCGGAGCGGGCCACGTCCGCCTTCCTGCACGCCCCCACCTTCGATGAACTGCAGGAGCGCCATCAGGCCGGCGAACGCGTGCGCCGCACCGGACTGACCGAGGAATACACCCTGGAGGACTTCCGGCGCGACCAGCCCGGCGCCACGCTGCTGCTCGCGGGCCGCGGGGGCCAGTTCTCGGTGCTCACCGGCACGGAGGTGGAGTTGCCGCCCGAGACCACCGTGATCTCGCTCGGTCCACCGGACGAGGGAGACGCCGCGAAACGCGCGGACCCGCCGCGCAACCCCGGTGCACTGGAAGGCAAGCTGCCCGGCTGAGTGCCGGCCCCCCCCCACGCGGCCTCCAAGCATGAACCCTGCGGCCCCCGGTTTCACACGGCCCCGCGCGGCGGGGGGTCCAGACTGCGGGGATGGAATTGCTGTGGTCGGTCCTGAGCGAACTGCTCACGCCCCAGAACGGATGGTCGGTGCGGCTGGTGATTCGTATCGTTCTCAGCACGCTGCTGCTGTTCGGGTACATCGTGGTGCTCGCGCGCACCTTCGGCTCCCGGACCTTCGCCACCTTCACCTCCTACGACTTCCTGACCAATGTGGCCGCCGGATCGCTGGTCGCGAGCGCCATCCTGGGCCGCAGCGTGGTGGAAAGCAGCCTGAGCCTGCTTGTGCTGGTGGGAGCGCAGTCGCTCGTCTCGGGAGCCAGTGCGCGTTCGCGGCGGGCCCAGCAGGTCTTTGACAACGGCCCGGTGGTGCTCGTCGAGCGCGGGCAGATGCGCCGCGAGGCGATGCGCCGCTCGCGCGTCTCGGAGGCCATCTTGCACGAGGAACTGCGTCAGGCGGGTGTGAACAGCCTGGAGCAGGTCGCCTTCGCGGTGCTGGAATCCGGCGGGCGCATCAGCATCCTGCAGTCGTCGGGGGACGGCGCAGTGGTCGGCCAGAACGTGCTGCCAATGGCCAAGAGGCCATGAATACGGCCCCAGTACGCCGCAGGGTACGCTGAAGTTCTCATGAATCTTGAACTCAGTGCCATGTGGGCCCGGCTGCAGAACATGTTGCAGGGCTTTATCGTGGCCATTCCCAATGTGCTGATCGGGCTGCTGATCTTCCTGATCTTCATGGTGATCGCCCGGCTGGCCCGCAACGCCGTGATCAGTGTGGCGCAGCGCGCCGGCCAGCCCCGGGGCATCGCGCTCGTCTTCTCGCGCATCGCGTCGTGGGTGGTGCTCGGCGTGGGTGTGCTCGTGGCCCTGACCGTGATCTTCCCGACCCTGACGGCCGCCTCGCTGTTCGGCGCGCTGGGGGTCAGCGGGGTCGCCATCGGTTTTGCCTTCAAGGACATCTTCCAGAACCTGCTCGCGGGCCTGCTGATCCTGATCACCCGGCCCTTTCGCATCGGTGACCAGATCGTCTCGGGCAACCACGAGGGCGTGGTCGAGGACATCCAGGTGCGCGCCACGTTGCTGCGCACCTACGACAACCGCCAGGTGGTGATTCCCAACTCCGAGCTGTACACCAACCGCGTGACCGTCAATACTGCCTACGACCACCGCCGTCTGGCCGTCACCGTGGGCATCGGCTACGGCGACGACATCGCGGCGGCCCGGGCGCTGATCCTGAAGACCCTGCAGGAGATAGACGGCCTGCTGGCCGATCCGGCCCCCACGGTGCTGGTGCGCGAACTCGGCGACTTCTCGGTGAACCTGGAGGTGCGCTTCTGGATCAATCCGCCGGTGCGCCGCGAGGCGGTCGAGGCCCAGGACCTGGTGCTGGAGGCCATCAAGGGCGCGCTGCCCGCGGCCGGCTTCGACCTGCCCTTTCCGACCCAGCAGGTGCTGTTTCACGACCAGACCGAGATCACCGATGGCGACCGTGAGCGCCAGCGCGAGGGCTGGCCGGCCCGCGGGGACAATCCACCGTCGCGTCAGGCGGCGCAGCGGGAGACGCGGGACTCCGGGCCGTCCGGGGGCGGTGGACCCACCCCGGCCCAGCGGCCATGAAGAACATCAAACGCCTGGCGCTGCGCTCACGCATGATCACCCGCGAGTTCTGGTTCGTCCCCGCGGTGATGACGGTGCTGGCGCTGATCCTGGCCGAGACGGGCATCAACATGGAGGAGAAGTACGGCGTGCCCGAGAGCCTGAACTTCGTGTACGGCGGCGGCGAGACCGGATCACGCAGCCTGCTGTCGGCCATCGCGGGCAGTTCCATCGGCGTGGCGGGCACGGTCTTTTCCATCACCATCGCGGCGCTGTCGTACGCCGCGGGGTCCATGGGGCCCCGACTGCTGGAGAACTTCACCAGCGACCGCGGCAACCAGTTCACCCTGGGCACCTTCATCTCCACCTTCGCCTTCTCGCTCTACACCCTGCGGGCGGTGACCGGCAGCAACGACCAGCCCTTCGTGCCGCATTACAACGTGACCTTCGCGCTGGCGCTGGGGGTGGCCTGCGTGGGCATGCTCGTGTACTACCTCGCGCACATCACCCGTTCGATCAACATGACCCAGATTGCCAACCTGCTGCGCAACGACATGCGCTCGGCCCTGATGCACGCGACCTTGGAAGACGACCCCGACCACGACGGAGCGACGGCCCCACCGCAGGAGTTCTGGCTGGGCGGCGAGACGCTGCATGCGCCGAGCAGCGGCTACCTGCAGCTGATGGACACCGAGCTGCTGCTCAAGCTGGCCTGTGACGCGCAGGTGGCGCTGCTGCTGCATGTGCGCCCCGGCGACTACGTGTTTCCCAATTCGGTGATTGCGGTGGGCGTGCCGCGGCTGCCCGAGAACGTGATGGACGCCCTGACGCTGGGCGACCGCCGCACCGTGGGTCAGGACCTGGAATACAGCGTGCGTCAGCTGGCCGAGGTCGCGGCCCGCGCCCTGAGCCCCGGCGTGAACGATCCGGTGACGGCCATCGACATCATCGACCGCTTCGGCGACGCGCTGTGCAGCCTGCAGGACCGCCGCTGGCCCGACGGGGTGTATTACCACGACCACCAGCTGCGTCTGGTCGTGCCGGTCACCGATTTTGACGGCCTGACCGACAGCATGTTCCACATGATCCGCCAGTACGGCAAGAGCAGCCCCAGCGTGATGCTGCGCATGCTGGAGGTGCTGGGCACCACCGCCTCCTGCCTGACCGACGCCGAGCGGCGCGGCGTGATCCGCCGCCACGCGGGGCTGGTGCGCGAGGACGCCCTGCGGGGCATCGAGAACTCCGGCGACCGCGCCGACATCGAGGACCGGTACCGCGACGTGCTCAACACCCTGGCCAACGGGCCGGTGGCCGAGGTGAGGCGAGCGGCCCGCCACGCCGTGCGCCAGGCCCAGGGCGACCGGGCCGACTGAGCGCCCCCCCGGGTACTGCGCGGGTACTGGAACTGTGCCGCCTGCTTACAGTTGCAGGCCGGGAAACGCGGCCCAATGCCCACATGACGACCACTGACCGGACCATCTCCCGTGAAATCCAGCTGGCGGCCCGCCCCCAGGGAGCGCCCAAGGACAGCGATTTTGCCCTGATCGAGCGCGAGCTGGGCCAGCCCGGATCAGGCGAGGTGCTCGTGCGCAACCTGTACCTGACGGTTGATCCCTACATGCGCGGGCGCATGAACGACGTCAAATCCTACACGCCGCCCTTCGCGCTGAACGAGACCATGACCGGCGGAGCGGTGGGGGAGGTCGTGGCTTCCGGTGTGGACACGTTGAAGCCCGGCGACCTGGTGCTGCATGACCAGGGCTGGCGGACCCACGCTGTGCTGAAGGCCACATCGGCCCGCAAGGTCGATGCCCGGCCCGGCGTGTCGCCCAGCGCCTATCTGGGCATCCTGGGCATGCCCGGCCAGACCGCCTACGCGGGGCTGCTGGAGGTCGCGGCCATGAAGCCCGGCGACGTGGTGTTCGTGTCGGGCGCGGCGGGGGCGGTGGGCAGCGCGGTGGGCCAGATCGCCCGCCTGAAGGGAGCCGGGCGCGTGATCGGCAGCGCGGGATCGGCCGACAAGGTGGCGCACCTGACCGGGAAGCTGGGCTTTGACGCCGCCTTCAACTACAAGGACGGCCCGGTCATGGCGCAGCTGCGCGAGGCCGCGCCCGACGGCATCGACGTGTATTTCGACAACGTGGGCGGCGACCACCTGGAAGCGGCGCTGGCCGCCTTTAAGGTGTTTGGCCGGGCCGCGCTGTGCGGAGCGATCAGCCAGTACAACGCCACCTCCGCGCCCAGCGCGCCGCGCAACCTGGCCCTCGCCATCGGCAAGCAGCTGACCCTCAAGGGCTTTATCGTGGGCACCTACAACAGCGTGTTTCCGCAGTTCGTGCAGGAGGTGGGCGGCTGGCTCGCCTCGGGCGAGCTGCACTACGACGAGACGGTGGTGGAGGGCATCGAGAACATGCCCCGG
It encodes the following:
- a CDS encoding SLC13 family permease, coding for MHETGGEPLNLLTSLGLNLSPGTLTALAIVLFVATYAMILLEKYVHRTVAALLGACAVMVVGILTPSQAWASIDFNTIFLLFGMMNIVNVLSRSGFFDLVARRAMIITRGEPARVLWTFSILTAVFSAFLDNVTTVLFMAPVVVTVVTRLGLRPMPYLIAVILASNTGGTATLVGDPPNIIIGSVAGKGFGDFLVNVAPFATVATFIGIALMHLLMRARGDLAANGSGERLRQVLTDNTPIKTNPRLMKQALGVFAVTLLLFMIGHPLGLEAGLVALTTSTFLMLIADLTPVELFEQVEWTTLLFFMGLFIVVGGLEHVGVFQTVAAGLTDAIGGNIGAGILAVGFSSAIISGFVDNIPFTISMASVLRELQTTLGPAMDPLWWALSLGACLGGNLTLIGASANIVVSDIAAREGHPMGFGQFMKYGTPVALVTVTVALGLYYLAFMLGQ
- a CDS encoding SulP family inorganic anion transporter, giving the protein MTFIPASPASPPPASRPSALQTYLREWFHNPRGDILAGIVVALALIPEAIAFSIIAGVDPKVGLYASFIIAMVIAFIGGRPAMISAATGAMALLMVGLVKNHGLEYLFAATILTGGLQIVFGWARLARYLKFVPRPVMVGFVNALAILIFSAQLPQFVGAGWQMYAMVAAGLAIIYLLPRVFRAVPSALVAIVALTAVAVWTGADVKTVGDMGALPATLPPLHFPQVPLTLETLQIIFPVALTLCLVGLLESLLTAQLVDERTDTTSNKNTESRGQGVANIITGFFGGMAGCAMIGQSMINVSNGGRGRLSTFVAGAFLLLLILVLQPLLVQIPMAALVAVMIVVSVSTFDWSSVRTLTVFPKGEGIVMIATVLTTVVTHDLSKGVLIGVILSALFFARQVSKLSSVTASDHPDGRTYRVEGQLFFVSTHDFVHQFDFAHPARRVVIDLSGAHLWDGSAVAALDKVVLKYQALGVEPEITGLNEASAHLLDRLGTYDKPGKAPGAGGH
- a CDS encoding cation:proton antiporter, which translates into the protein MLHLEEAVVALPVMVALGLAAQVLAARLRVPAILPLLLVGFLVGPVLHWISPGTALRPQGLSVLTSLAVGVILFEGGLTLKFADIRGLGRAVRRLVGVGAGITWGLSALAAHLIVGLPWGVAALFGALVIVTGPTVIAPLLRNIRPNAKVAGVLRWEGILIDPVGALAAAIAFEWVRTSGREEALSATLVHLGSFVGVGLAVGVVMGGALAVVLRREWLPEHLVNPSVLAWVLLALGISDSFAPESGLLSTTLMGLIVANARVPQAEGVLHFKEELVVVLLSTIFVALAANVPAEALGAVFTPGPLLLLLAMVLVVRPASVLLSTLGTSLNLRERLFISYVGPRGIVAAAISALFAERLTALGVPGAETLLTLVFAVIVGTVILASLTARPVARALNVLEAEPFGYLIVGAHPLGRELAAALKAENVEVLLADTNRNNIAQARLEGLRSHYGTLLGEAADRLSLEGLGHLLALTPNDEANALSAAKYRREFGKANVFQLQPRGADQRTRLQEAERATSAFLHAPTFDELQERHQAGERVRRTGLTEEYTLEDFRRDQPGATLLLAGRGGQFSVLTGTEVELPPETTVISLGPPDEGDAAKRADPPRNPGALEGKLPG
- a CDS encoding DUF421 domain-containing protein, yielding MELLWSVLSELLTPQNGWSVRLVIRIVLSTLLLFGYIVVLARTFGSRTFATFTSYDFLTNVAAGSLVASAILGRSVVESSLSLLVLVGAQSLVSGASARSRRAQQVFDNGPVVLVERGQMRREAMRRSRVSEAILHEELRQAGVNSLEQVAFAVLESGGRISILQSSGDGAVVGQNVLPMAKRP
- a CDS encoding mechanosensitive ion channel family protein, giving the protein MNLELSAMWARLQNMLQGFIVAIPNVLIGLLIFLIFMVIARLARNAVISVAQRAGQPRGIALVFSRIASWVVLGVGVLVALTVIFPTLTAASLFGALGVSGVAIGFAFKDIFQNLLAGLLILITRPFRIGDQIVSGNHEGVVEDIQVRATLLRTYDNRQVVIPNSELYTNRVTVNTAYDHRRLAVTVGIGYGDDIAAARALILKTLQEIDGLLADPAPTVLVRELGDFSVNLEVRFWINPPVRREAVEAQDLVLEAIKGALPAAGFDLPFPTQQVLFHDQTEITDGDRERQREGWPARGDNPPSRQAAQRETRDSGPSGGGGPTPAQRP
- a CDS encoding DUF2254 domain-containing protein; protein product: MKNIKRLALRSRMITREFWFVPAVMTVLALILAETGINMEEKYGVPESLNFVYGGGETGSRSLLSAIAGSSIGVAGTVFSITIAALSYAAGSMGPRLLENFTSDRGNQFTLGTFISTFAFSLYTLRAVTGSNDQPFVPHYNVTFALALGVACVGMLVYYLAHITRSINMTQIANLLRNDMRSALMHATLEDDPDHDGATAPPQEFWLGGETLHAPSSGYLQLMDTELLLKLACDAQVALLLHVRPGDYVFPNSVIAVGVPRLPENVMDALTLGDRRTVGQDLEYSVRQLAEVAARALSPGVNDPVTAIDIIDRFGDALCSLQDRRWPDGVYYHDHQLRLVVPVTDFDGLTDSMFHMIRQYGKSSPSVMLRMLEVLGTTASCLTDAERRGVIRRHAGLVREDALRGIENSGDRADIEDRYRDVLNTLANGPVAEVRRAARHAVRQAQGDRAD
- a CDS encoding NADP-dependent oxidoreductase, whose amino-acid sequence is MTTTDRTISREIQLAARPQGAPKDSDFALIERELGQPGSGEVLVRNLYLTVDPYMRGRMNDVKSYTPPFALNETMTGGAVGEVVASGVDTLKPGDLVLHDQGWRTHAVLKATSARKVDARPGVSPSAYLGILGMPGQTAYAGLLEVAAMKPGDVVFVSGAAGAVGSAVGQIARLKGAGRVIGSAGSADKVAHLTGKLGFDAAFNYKDGPVMAQLREAAPDGIDVYFDNVGGDHLEAALAAFKVFGRAALCGAISQYNATSAPSAPRNLALAIGKQLTLKGFIVGTYNSVFPQFVQEVGGWLASGELHYDETVVEGIENMPRAFMGMLSGENTGKMVVKL